From a region of the Halorussus caseinilyticus genome:
- a CDS encoding thrombospondin type 3 repeat-containing protein, with translation MRQDSDDDGLDDGRELDLGTDPTRADTDGDGIADAEERRGGSDPTLADYEGPTIDVFRAEFGKDAFSGDTSYAVGYRVDDPSGVASSRLTKNGEVQTRTTWGGDRHGSQSRAFETGLPETILDGLTGTSVVVHARDTHDNRRQQVAMERANVYGATVKELTTQSDLGPERASMFAGMLSGFTVGAGSTAQTVKALTDQPLAFLGAFEQLATLVDRLGLIDKILATLPRQMVESLEAKQATNNPYDRSDPSEQAEYDAFRVGWYTGYVAFQAVQLVVGGQAQTAVKNSDRFADLVDRLDRNGRLSEAKRYYDVAKERTTGRAKRVTFELGERAAKGSWHLSKKSGRRVVAGVKTAAGKYDARQRLSNAEASTHSQIDGMQSADQRVVGRLLARTDDPELIADGGDNFVAIMRQADDIDPDVAKRFAKLERNGELSRAERRKLLQAYENNRIGSNDLRRISKLLESRGNDDDYYVSDDVTVEDLVKIADEGADLSETGLVVKPENTEYDSQSETIWLELGDANAGGDGWLHIAVRHLTGSQDGEQVTSLFPIGQTVKGEKIPNELSPAEVKKLIYLTVRRGKTSGGSARGKVEYMLDPSEHGFDDIGITQMRVVVQPDGSIETAFPEKGSSVRRVIPGQGVK, from the coding sequence ATGCGGCAGGATTCGGACGACGACGGCCTCGACGACGGTCGAGAACTCGACCTGGGCACCGACCCGACGCGCGCCGACACGGACGGCGACGGTATCGCCGACGCCGAGGAGAGACGTGGCGGGTCGGACCCGACGCTCGCCGACTACGAGGGGCCGACCATCGACGTGTTCCGCGCCGAGTTCGGCAAAGACGCGTTCAGCGGGGATACGTCGTACGCGGTCGGCTACCGGGTGGACGACCCGAGCGGGGTGGCGTCCTCACGGCTCACGAAAAACGGCGAGGTCCAGACGCGGACGACGTGGGGTGGCGACCGCCACGGGAGTCAGTCCCGCGCGTTCGAGACGGGTCTGCCCGAGACGATTCTCGACGGATTGACCGGGACGAGCGTCGTGGTTCACGCCCGCGACACCCACGACAACCGCCGCCAGCAGGTGGCGATGGAACGCGCGAACGTCTACGGCGCGACCGTCAAAGAACTCACCACCCAGTCTGACCTCGGCCCGGAACGCGCCTCGATGTTCGCCGGAATGCTCTCGGGATTCACCGTCGGAGCCGGTTCCACCGCGCAGACGGTCAAAGCGCTCACCGACCAGCCACTCGCGTTCCTCGGAGCGTTCGAGCAACTCGCCACTCTCGTCGACCGACTCGGACTCATCGACAAGATTCTCGCCACACTCCCCCGCCAGATGGTCGAGAGTCTCGAAGCGAAACAAGCGACGAACAATCCCTACGACAGGTCGGACCCGAGCGAGCAAGCCGAGTATGATGCGTTCCGCGTCGGCTGGTACACGGGCTACGTGGCGTTCCAAGCCGTCCAACTGGTGGTCGGCGGACAAGCCCAGACCGCGGTGAAAAACTCCGACCGATTCGCCGACCTCGTAGACCGCCTCGACCGCAACGGACGCCTCTCGGAAGCGAAACGGTACTACGACGTGGCGAAGGAGCGGACGACCGGGCGCGCAAAGCGGGTGACGTTCGAACTCGGCGAGCGAGCGGCGAAGGGAAGCTGGCACTTGAGCAAGAAGAGCGGACGCCGGGTGGTGGCGGGCGTGAAGACCGCCGCCGGGAAGTACGACGCACGCCAGCGACTCTCGAACGCAGAGGCGAGTACGCACTCGCAAATCGACGGCATGCAGTCGGCCGACCAGCGAGTAGTCGGGCGACTGCTTGCACGGACCGACGACCCCGAACTCATCGCGGACGGCGGCGACAACTTCGTCGCTATCATGCGGCAGGCCGACGACATTGACCCCGATGTCGCCAAACGATTCGCTAAATTGGAACGGAATGGTGAACTGAGTCGTGCAGAACGTCGGAAACTCCTACAAGCCTACGAGAACAATCGAATCGGGAGCAACGACCTCCGGCGGATTTCGAAGCTACTAGAGAGTCGTGGAAACGACGATGACTACTACGTCAGTGACGACGTAACAGTAGAAGATTTAGTTAAGATTGCTGACGAGGGAGCCGACCTTAGTGAGACGGGACTTGTAGTTAAACCGGAAAACACCGAATATGATTCACAGTCGGAGACAATTTGGCTTGAGTTGGGTGATGCCAACGCAGGTGGAGATGGTTGGCTCCATATTGCTGTTAGGCATCTCACTGGTTCTCAAGATGGTGAGCAAGTTACCTCACTCTTTCCAATAGGGCAGACCGTTAAAGGCGAAAAAATACCGAACGAACTCTCCCCAGCAGAGGTTAAAAAACTAATCTATTTAACCGTCCGACGCGGGAAAACGTCTGGGGGAAGTGCCCGGGGGAAAGTTGAATATATGCTAGATCCGAGTGAACATGGATTCGATGACATAGGAATCACCCAAATGCGGGTTGTCGTGCAACCGGACGGTTCCATTGAAACTGCCTTTCCAGAGAAAGGTAGTTCGGTTCGAAGAGTAATCCCGGGACAAGGAGTGAAGTAA